From Orcinus orca chromosome 3, mOrcOrc1.1, whole genome shotgun sequence, a single genomic window includes:
- the LOC105748384 gene encoding LOW QUALITY PROTEIN: olfactory receptor 2M3-like (The sequence of the model RefSeq protein was modified relative to this genomic sequence to represent the inferred CDS: inserted 2 bases in 2 codons; deleted 1 base in 1 codon), with the protein MDVWNHTALADFILLGLFSYSPYDFFLFSLVLXASAAALAGNILFFLLIQADRCLHTPMHVFLSQLSIMDLTLNDTVVPKMTANFLSGSKFISQGGCAAQVFLVVMVGGAECFLLXVMAYDRYVAVCHPLRYPTLMNWKACCLMTLVSWMVGVADSVIDVGVVFRFPCCGSLQVDHFFCEIPALLRLSCADTSLFQDFIYACCVVMRLLGVTVASHARVLTAVISMPSTEGKQKALTTCSSHLAVVGLYYGGGIFNYMQKASAGTPAGDRAISTFYTIFVPMLNPLIYSLRNREVMRARKRVLGRRRV; encoded by the exons ATGGATGTCTGGAACCACACCGCCCTAGCTGATTTCATCCTTTTGGGTCTGTTCAGCTACTCACCatatgatttcttccttttttccctcgtcc tggcctctgctgccgcccTGGCTGGCAacatcctcttcttcctgctcATACAAGCCGATAGGTGCCTGCACACCCCGATGCACGTTTTTCTCAGCCAGCTCTCTATCATGGACCTGACCCTGAATGACACGGTAGTACCCAAGATGACAGCCAACTTCCTCTCGGGCAGTAAGTTCATCTCTCAGGGTGGCTGCGCAGCTCAGGTCTTCTTAGTGGTCATGGTAGGAGGAGCTGAGTGCTTCCTCC GTGTCATGGCCTATGACAGGTACGTGGCAGTGTGTCAC CCCCTGCGGTACCCTACGCTCATGAACTGGAAGGCCTGTTGTCTGATGACCCTGGTGTCCTGGATGGTTGGAGTGGCCGACAGCGTGATTGACGTGGGCGTGGTCTTCCGCTTCCCCTGCTGCGGCTCTCTACAGGTGGATCACTTTTTCTGTGAGATCCCCGCCCTGCTGAGGCTCTCTTGTGCTGACACCTCGCTCTTCCAGGACTTCATCTACGCTTGCTGTGTGGTCATGCGGCTTCTGGGGGTCACTGTGGCTTCCCATGCCCGGGTCCTCACGGCTGTGATTAGCATGCCTTCTACTGAGGGGAAACAGAAGGCTCTGACCACTTGCTCCTCCCACCTGGCTGTGGTGGGCCTTTACTATGGGGGAGGCATATTTAACTACATGCAGAAGGCTTCTGCTGGAACACCAGCGGGAGACAGAGCCATCTCCACCTTCTACACCATCTTTGTGCCGATGCTCAACCCACTCATTTACAGCCTGAGGAACAGGGAGGTAATGAGGGCCCGGAAGAGGGTGCTGGGGAGACGGAGAGTGTAG